Proteins from a single region of Crassaminicella profunda:
- the disA gene encoding DNA integrity scanning diadenylate cyclase DisA, with product MKEQGIMESMKRLAPGTSLREGLENVLRAKTGALIVIGDNEEVMNLVDGGFYINVDLSTAYLYELAKMDGAIILSSDAKKILYANTQLIPDPSIPSSETGIRHRTAERVARQTGLIVISISQRRNIITIYKGYSKYIVQDTNKILNKANQAIQTLEKYRKVLDQAMLNLSGLEFEDLATIQDVAIVIQRTEMVMRIVSEIDKYISELGNEGRLVSMQLEELLANVKEDGEYVVEDYMVKDESIDYNTVSRQIKNLSSEELLDLSNIGKILGYQGALNDLLDTPVSPRGFRILSKVPRLPMSVIQNVVNHFSDFQKILKASIEELDDVEGIGEIRARAIKEGLRRVQEQVLLDRHIR from the coding sequence ATGAAAGAACAAGGCATAATGGAATCTATGAAGAGATTAGCCCCAGGTACTTCTTTACGAGAAGGACTTGAAAATGTTTTAAGAGCTAAAACAGGAGCTTTGATTGTTATAGGCGATAATGAAGAAGTAATGAACCTTGTAGATGGAGGTTTTTACATAAATGTTGATTTGTCAACGGCGTATTTGTATGAACTTGCAAAAATGGATGGTGCAATTATATTAAGTTCTGATGCAAAGAAAATATTATATGCGAATACACAATTAATTCCGGACCCTTCCATTCCCTCTTCAGAAACGGGTATAAGACATAGAACAGCTGAGCGGGTAGCTCGTCAGACGGGGCTTATTGTTATATCTATTTCACAAAGAAGAAATATCATAACGATTTACAAAGGATATTCTAAGTATATTGTCCAAGATACCAATAAAATTTTAAATAAAGCAAATCAAGCCATTCAAACTTTAGAAAAATATAGAAAAGTCTTAGATCAAGCAATGCTTAATTTAAGTGGATTGGAATTTGAAGATTTGGCTACAATCCAAGATGTAGCTATAGTTATTCAAAGAACGGAAATGGTTATGCGTATTGTTTCAGAAATAGATAAATATATAAGTGAATTGGGGAATGAAGGTCGTCTTGTAAGCATGCAGTTAGAGGAATTACTAGCTAATGTAAAAGAAGATGGGGAATATGTAGTTGAAGACTATATGGTGAAGGATGAATCTATAGATTACAATACCGTGAGTAGACAAATTAAAAATTTATCGTCTGAGGAACTATTAGACTTATCTAATATTGGAAAGATTTTGGGTTATCAGGGAGCTTTGAATGATTTATTAGATACACCTGTTTCACCAAGAGGATTTAGGATTTTAAGTAAAGTACCAAGGCTTCCAATGTCTGTCATTCAAAATGTGGTTAATCATTTTAGTGATTTTCAAAAGATACTCAAAGCATCAATAGAAGAACTAGATGATGTAGAAGGAATTGGAGAGATTCGAGCAAGGGCTATTAAAGAAGGGTTAAGAAGGGTACAAGAACAGGTTTTATTAGATCGACATATTCGTTAG